From the genome of Deferribacterota bacterium, one region includes:
- a CDS encoding precorrin-3B C(17)-methyltransferase, producing the protein RIYSIIDKKRSEIYRFDMGEEVKRVNFAIKEYKLGKDVALVCGGDPSLYGLASLGYELIDNVKDIEVIPGITAFLAASAKLGAAVSEDIVILSMSDLLIPWDIIKKRIEAYSRIDVVLSVYNPKSKKRDWQLSFLVERLLENRGDVYCGAVKNAFNRNENIKLFKLSDIDYSYIDMRTVLIIGNSKTYVKDDKLVTPRGYNI; encoded by the coding sequence CAAGAATTTATAGTATTATAGATAAAAAAAGAAGTGAGATTTATAGATTTGATATGGGTGAAGAGGTTAAAAGGGTTAATTTTGCAATTAAAGAATATAAACTTGGCAAGGATGTAGCTTTAGTTTGTGGTGGGGATCCCTCCCTTTATGGTTTGGCTTCCTTGGGATATGAATTAATTGATAATGTTAAGGATATAGAGGTTATACCTGGTATTACTGCCTTTCTTGCTGCCTCAGCAAAACTTGGTGCAGCTGTTTCAGAAGACATTGTAATATTGTCAATGTCAGATTTACTTATTCCATGGGATATTATAAAAAAAAGGATAGAAGCCTACTCAAGAATTGATGTTGTATTATCAGTGTATAACCCTAAGAGCAAGAAAAGGGATTGGCAGCTTAGTTTTCTAGTAGAGAGATTGTTAGAAAACAGGGGAGATGTGTACTGTGGAGCTGTTAAGAATGCTTTTAATAGAAATGAAAATATAAAATTATTTAAACTATCAGATATTGATTATTCCTATATAGATATGCGTACAGTATTGATAATTGGCAATTCAAAAACTTATGTTAAAGATGATAAACTTGTAACACCAAGGGGTTATAACATTTGA
- the hslV gene encoding ATP-dependent protease subunit HslV, with protein sequence MIMFEGTTILAVKKGSDVVIGGDGQVSFNNSVLKSNARKIRKLYKDSVLCGFAGSTADAFTLLERFEGKLQEFSGNLLRSSVELAKNWRTDKYLRQLQAMMIVADKSSMFILTGIGDVVEPENNIAAIGSGGQYALAAARALVENTELNAREIVEKSLYIASSICIYTNNNIVIDNL encoded by the coding sequence CTGATTATGTTTGAAGGAACTACGATACTTGCTGTTAAAAAAGGAAGTGATGTTGTAATTGGTGGAGATGGTCAGGTAAGTTTCAATAATAGTGTATTAAAAAGTAATGCTAGAAAGATAAGAAAGCTATACAAAGATAGCGTATTGTGTGGTTTTGCAGGCTCTACAGCTGATGCCTTTACACTTTTAGAGAGATTTGAGGGGAAGCTCCAAGAGTTTTCAGGTAATTTGCTTAGATCATCTGTTGAATTAGCTAAAAATTGGAGAACAGATAAGTATTTGAGACAACTCCAGGCAATGATGATTGTTGCAGATAAATCATCTATGTTTATATTAACAGGTATTGGCGATGTGGTTGAACCAGAGAATAATATTGCAGCTATTGGTTCAGGTGGGCAATATGCACTTGCAGCAGCTAGAGCATTAGTAGAGAATACAGAATTGAACGCTAGAGAGATAGTCGAGAAATCATTATATATAGCCTCGTCTATCTGTATATATACAAATAATAATATAGTAATAGATAATTTATAA
- the hslU gene encoding ATP-dependent protease ATPase subunit HslU produces the protein MESLTPKEIVSELDKYIIGQGEAKKAVAIALRNRYRRLKLPKELQDEVVPKNIIMVGPTGVGKTEIARRLAKLTGSPFTKVEATKFTEVGYVGRDVDSIIRELADIAFNLVKEEKRKDVLEKAKENAEERILDLLLPKPRGYVESESESETRNKFKKMLKNKQIEDRFVEVEVEDGGPNIGILTNMGIEDVGMNLQDMFKNMFPKRKKRKKMSIKEARKIIEAQEVNKLIDMDEVKNEAIKRVESSGIVFIDEIDKVCSADAANFRSADVSREGVQRDLLPMVEGSTIVTKYGLVRTDHILFIAAGAFHTAKPSDLIPELQGRFPIRVELQSLNKMEFIRILKEPKNALTKQYKALLNSDGVEIYYEDSGIERIAEIAEEVNATNENIGARRLYTIMEKLLEDISFDAPDTDIKKLVINREYVDTHLSEIVSDKDLTQYIL, from the coding sequence ATGGAGTCATTAACACCTAAAGAGATTGTATCAGAGTTAGATAAATATATTATTGGTCAAGGTGAGGCTAAAAAAGCAGTTGCTATAGCACTGCGAAATCGCTATCGTCGGCTTAAGTTGCCTAAAGAGTTACAAGATGAGGTTGTGCCTAAAAATATTATAATGGTTGGTCCAACTGGTGTAGGTAAAACAGAAATTGCTAGAAGACTTGCAAAACTAACAGGCTCACCTTTTACAAAGGTAGAGGCAACTAAATTTACTGAGGTAGGTTATGTTGGTAGGGATGTAGATTCAATTATCCGTGAGTTAGCTGATATTGCATTTAATCTAGTAAAGGAAGAAAAGAGAAAAGATGTTTTAGAGAAAGCAAAAGAGAATGCTGAGGAGAGAATTTTAGACTTACTACTACCAAAGCCACGTGGTTATGTGGAGAGTGAATCAGAGAGTGAGACTAGAAACAAATTTAAAAAAATGCTTAAAAACAAACAGATTGAAGATAGATTTGTTGAGGTAGAGGTTGAAGATGGTGGCCCTAATATAGGTATTTTGACAAATATGGGGATAGAAGATGTAGGGATGAACCTGCAGGATATGTTTAAAAATATGTTTCCTAAAAGAAAAAAAAGAAAGAAGATGAGTATAAAAGAGGCTAGGAAGATTATAGAAGCACAAGAGGTTAATAAATTGATAGATATGGATGAGGTTAAAAATGAGGCTATAAAAAGAGTGGAAAGCAGTGGAATTGTTTTTATAGATGAAATTGACAAGGTATGTTCTGCTGATGCTGCAAATTTTAGATCTGCAGATGTATCAAGAGAAGGTGTGCAAAGGGATCTACTCCCAATGGTTGAAGGCTCAACGATTGTCACAAAATATGGGCTCGTGAGAACTGATCATATATTATTTATCGCAGCAGGCGCTTTTCATACAGCAAAGCCCTCTGATCTTATCCCTGAGTTGCAGGGCAGATTTCCTATTAGGGTTGAATTACAATCTTTAAATAAAATGGAATTTATAAGGATATTGAAAGAACCTAAAAATGCTCTTACAAAACAGTATAAGGCATTATTAAATTCTGATGGTGTAGAGATTTATTATGAAGATAGTGGTATTGAGAGAATTGCAGAGATTGCAGAAGAGGTTAATGCTACAAATGAAAATATTGGCGCAAGAAGGCTCTATACTATTATGGAAAAATTATTGGAGGATATCTCCTTCGATGCACCTGATACGGATATTAAAAAGTTGGTAATTAATAGAGAATATGTGGATACTCATTTATCAGAAATAGTAAGTGATAAGGATTTGACACAGTATATTTTATAA
- a CDS encoding methyl-accepting chemotaxis protein: MRRQFWKIYVWLEKNVFNSLARKLTGNIGFLIFLQFVYVALLYFLNKRLVYELSSHNVDKNLINYIENILNQNFYIFLILLFIGVIAGIIIIIFLRYLVNRPLKKIIHIFKDISEGRADLSVKLPAFTYDEFRDLSVYYNKFVGMLSDIIDSIRSNTTYISVSSTKSSKNISQASSDFEKEKATINTMVDSLKEISKTTNLIANDISGISNVVNDNVLKSRDSYGELSEASAKINEVTTKIGNFVDTVLNLRDRAEGIKDVIKIINDISDQTNLLALNAAIEAARAGEAGRGFAVVAEEVRKLAENVKTEVANINETIVNMSGTIDNIAKESGVLSSDIGECTSAINNSHNSFDFIIKNFENTEDQINRIVASIEELSSSSDEMVKNIEDIDSISDKNLDVITNIRDFLYKLVDRTDNLVSLISEFRIRRGKTAEILDKLEIYRRECAKILEDAYRKGVNIFDENYKKIEGDFDPPKYRTLYDQVVEKDLQQIHDRWLKEIEGAVFLLCVDRNGYAPTHNSKYCRYTGDKETDRNYSRDKRIFNDKTGIRSARNMKRWDFLTYERDTGEILSEISMPIFIDGKHWGAIRLGLDPDVFIK, encoded by the coding sequence ATGAGAAGACAGTTCTGGAAGATATATGTATGGTTAGAAAAAAATGTATTCAATAGTTTAGCTAGAAAACTAACTGGTAATATAGGCTTCCTAATTTTTTTACAATTTGTCTACGTTGCTTTGCTGTATTTTTTAAATAAAAGACTAGTATATGAGTTGAGTTCCCACAATGTTGATAAAAATTTAATTAATTACATTGAAAATATTTTAAACCAAAATTTTTATATATTTTTAATACTCTTATTTATTGGTGTAATTGCAGGCATTATAATTATTATATTTTTAAGATATCTTGTTAATAGACCATTAAAGAAAATTATTCATATTTTTAAAGATATATCTGAAGGAAGGGCAGATCTTAGTGTAAAACTGCCGGCCTTTACATATGATGAGTTTAGGGATCTATCAGTTTATTATAATAAATTTGTAGGCATGCTTAGTGATATAATTGATAGTATTAGATCAAATACAACATATATAAGTGTTTCATCAACAAAAAGCAGTAAGAATATAAGCCAAGCTAGTAGTGATTTTGAAAAAGAAAAAGCTACCATAAATACAATGGTTGATTCATTAAAGGAAATCTCTAAAACTACTAACTTAATTGCAAATGATATATCGGGTATATCAAATGTTGTTAATGACAATGTCTTAAAATCTAGAGATTCTTATGGAGAATTATCAGAGGCAAGTGCAAAGATAAATGAAGTCACTACAAAGATTGGAAATTTTGTTGATACAGTTTTAAACTTAAGGGATAGGGCAGAAGGTATCAAAGATGTAATAAAGATAATAAACGACATATCAGATCAGACAAATCTTTTAGCACTAAATGCAGCAATTGAGGCTGCTCGAGCTGGTGAAGCTGGTCGAGGTTTTGCCGTTGTGGCTGAGGAGGTAAGAAAACTTGCAGAAAATGTTAAAACTGAGGTAGCAAATATTAATGAGACTATTGTTAATATGAGTGGTACTATTGATAATATTGCTAAAGAGTCTGGTGTATTAAGTAGTGATATTGGGGAGTGTACAAGTGCCATTAATAATTCTCATAATAGTTTTGATTTTATAATCAAAAATTTTGAAAATACAGAAGATCAGATAAATAGAATAGTTGCTTCCATTGAGGAGTTATCATCAAGTAGCGATGAGATGGTTAAAAATATTGAAGATATTGATAGTATAAGTGATAAAAACTTAGACGTTATTACAAATATTAGAGACTTTTTATATAAACTAGTTGATAGGACAGATAATTTGGTGTCTCTTATATCAGAATTTAGGATAAGAAGGGGTAAAACTGCTGAAATACTTGATAAACTTGAGATCTATAGAAGGGAGTGCGCAAAGATATTAGAGGATGCCTATAGAAAAGGAGTAAATATTTTTGATGAGAATTACAAGAAGATTGAGGGGGATTTTGATCCACCAAAATATAGAACCCTTTATGATCAGGTCGTTGAAAAGGACTTGCAACAAATACATGATAGATGGTTGAAAGAGATAGAAGGGGCCGTGTTTTTACTATGTGTTGATAGGAATGGTTATGCACCAACACATAATAGTAAATATTGTAGATATACTGGGGATAAAGAGACTGATAGAAATTATTCTAGAGATAAAAGGATATTTAATGATAAAACAGGGATTCGTTCAGCTAGAAATATGAAAAGGTGGGATTTTCTAACCTATGAACGTGATACAGGCGAGATTTTGAGTGAGATTTCAATGCCAATATTTATAGATGGCAAACATTGGGGAGCTATAAGGTTAGGTTTAGACCCAGATGTCTTTATTAAATAA
- the cobK gene encoding precorrin-6A reductase, which yields MILILGGTSETHNFIANEKLDKDFIITVSTDYGYSLYSRLYGSKVLKINFSKDLLKDFVNKNNITKIIDTTHPNALTITKIAKTVAVDVGIDYIYAKRDIDYPSLLELARDSKNIFIFDSVVAAKDFLKKNSFKRILFTIGVKYLYLFREFLENSYVRILPSISSIKKAQELGVLQSNIIAMQGPFTKELNFAIINQYKIDCIISKISGKNSGLYEKIEATIEKNITIVLFNNNSFKF from the coding sequence TTGATATTGATTTTAGGTGGAACAAGTGAAACACATAATTTTATTGCAAATGAAAAATTAGACAAAGACTTCATTATAACTGTAAGCACAGATTATGGATATAGTCTTTACTCAAGACTATATGGCTCTAAAGTATTAAAGATAAATTTTAGTAAAGATTTGTTAAAAGATTTTGTTAATAAGAACAATATAACAAAGATTATTGATACAACCCATCCAAATGCACTTACCATTACAAAAATAGCAAAAACAGTGGCAGTAGATGTGGGTATTGATTATATATATGCTAAAAGAGATATAGATTATCCCTCTTTATTGGAGCTTGCAAGGGATAGTAAAAATATATTTATTTTTGACTCAGTAGTAGCAGCTAAAGACTTTCTTAAAAAAAATTCTTTTAAGAGGATACTTTTTACAATTGGTGTGAAATACCTCTATTTGTTTAGGGAGTTTCTAGAAAATTCATATGTTAGGATACTACCCTCAATCAGTTCTATAAAGAAAGCTCAAGAACTAGGTGTTTTACAGTCTAATATAATAGCTATGCAAGGACCTTTTACAAAAGAGCTAAATTTCGCTATAATAAATCAGTATAAGATAGATTGCATTATAAGTAAGATTTCTGGCAAAAATAGTGGCCTCTATGAAAAAATAGAGGCCACTATCGAGAAGAATATAACAATTGTATTATTTAATAACAATAGCTTTAAATTTTAA